ctactgccaactggaaggttggtggctcgattcccagtctgcatgcccaATATCTCTGGGATACTCTCCGATCCATCGGcgtgtgaatgttagctagAACACACTTTAGCTTAGAAAAAAGATCCTGTATGAATGGGCGactgaggcatgttgtataaaagagtagaaaagcactacataagaaccagtccGTGTACTGTTCAGGTTACTTGGAGCAGGAGCAGGTGAGTCTATCGTTTACTGATCACCATCTTCATTACTGAGCCTTAGCAGAGGAATCTTAGCTAAAATCATAACACGTGCAACTTCTTTTCACCTGAAATTTTATGAACAACCATTAGGCGAACCAAATGGCTGTAGGCTTTACTGCACGTCCCAAATCATCAACACTGCTGGTGCATGGGCCCATCGGTCTGAGTGACTCGCTATACACAGGTGGAAAAACCCAGAGTTTGTAGAGCCCTAGTTTGCTTAATTTTCAGCAAACAGGCTTCAGGGAGTGCATCCATATGTAAATAATACAGGTATTAAACCACATGAGTGATGTTTGGGGGCGGGGCTTACATACCAGAGTGTGTAAATAGGTGGGAGCACACTAATCAGGACTACATACCTCAGAGTCTGGCCTGAGACTCCGCAGGTAGCTTTTCAGGTCCCCGTGGGTCATCAGCTCCATCACTACCAGGGTGGGCTGACCTTTGGACACCACGCCGAGCAGACGCACCTGCAAACAATTCATCGTGTTAAAACGGCGCGCTCAACTCTAGCAGTAGACTTTGTAGCCAAAATTTCAATTTAATGACTAGAAATGATAAAGCTACACCTCAATCTGATTTTTACAGCTGACGTTTTAACCTTTGGCAGTTAAACTAGTGATCAGCCGGCTCTGTAGGTCCACAGTAACAGTTACAACATTTGTTTGTAGAGTCAAACTGTGCGTGAACACGGCAGCGCCGGCAAAACAAGACACGACTGTGAGTCAGACGTGTGCCGCCGCTTTCAGCGAGACGACGGGAAAGCTGTAATTTAGTGTAATTTACGAGCAACTGCTCCGGTGTCCTCTCGGCGTGCCGTGACGCTGTCTGAGGGTTTAACGGTTTAAAGAGTCATACCACGTGGTGACAGCTGAAAGCCTTCATGACGGAGGCTTCGTTGAGGAACTCGATCCTCTCTCGCAGGCTGGCCGATTCGTTGACCGTCTTGACGGCCACGCGCGTCTCCGGATCGCCTTTGACGATGTCTTTGGCGACTCCTTCGTACACCATGCCGAAGGAGCCCTGACCGAGCTCTCTGAGCAGTGCGATCTTCTCCCGGGGCACCTCCCACTCATCAGGAACGTACACTACACAACACAGGTGCAAATGACCGTTTTGACAGAGCGAACTGAGGGAACAAATCATCGTATGacggaaaaaacaactatttcaTTCTTACTGTCACCAGCGCTGAAGTACTCGGGGTTTGGAGAGGTGATGAGATCTCCTAAGGGGCCTTCGGTTTGCCTGTAACACGACCACACAGAGTCACTAAGAGTCACTGGAGTTTATGGCTGTAATGGGCAGCCTGCTGGTTAAAGACTAACCTTTTTTTGAAGTACACAAACGCTCCACCTCCCGCGAGTAGCAGCAGGATGAAGCAGATGACGGGACCCATGACAATCCAAATCAAACCTTGATCAGCTGCAACAGATAACAGAGCGGTCACGAGACAGTAAATTTGGCACATCTTccacttttctgttaagttcaGAAGTCCGACTCTTAGAGTCTTACGGTTGGGCATGAAGAAGTAAATCATCTCAGTAAAGGAGCCGTTTCCTGCCAGCGAGGTGGCGCGAACCCTCACGCTGTAGTTTCCAGGCTGAACAAGGGAAAGCTTGGTGCCACCGAGCTTCTGATAGGCCGGCCGTGACACACAGGTCGTGTGAACCTGGGCCcaaaaggaaaagagagaaaacccatGTTATTCTAAAAGTTTGCTTAAATAAATAACGGAAGAGACTTTCAGGACAAACAGGTCCGGATATTTCCAGGTTACTTTTACACACATGTGGCACAGCAGGAAATACTACAGTTCAGATGTGTTTACATTACTTCAAATACTCAGGTGCCAGGGTAGAGCGTGCAGGACGCAGCACACGCATGATGCTCACTCGCTGCTCTATTCCCACCCAATCAAAAGTGACCAAAGTATTTTTGCTGAGCCAATTACTCTTAACCCCTGACTGGGTGGACAGCCCACACTCCACCCCGTCTTCTCATGCTGCTGTGAAGCGAACCTTCACCTCACAGAATGACCTGCTCGAGCTCGTGTCTCTTATTTTGAAGGGCCAACGCTTAAACGTTCTTGCTGCTGTTTGTTGGGCTCGTTGGTTTGCAGTATAAAGGGCCTCGAGGGGAgtgctgctgtgatttggtgcaaaCCTGAATGTTGTGCTGAAGTGAGAAGAACAACCAGAGCTTTTTGTGCTCAGGGTCCGACCAAATCACTGCATACACTCACACGAAGGAGCGATTTTTTAAAGTGGATGCTGTTGAATTAAAATGTATCCAAAGAGCTgacatgtgcaaaaacacataagACTGTAATCTAAAAATTGGCCTGTAGCCCTTCGATAGAAGTGAAAAGCTGGGCTCGTTTGACTCTGTGTTAAGGACGCTTAAGGTTGGCTGATGCGCGACTGCACTGTCGCAGTTGAAGTCCGTTCCACTGAAAGCAGCAGGAAGTGATCGCTGCAGTGATAAATGCATCCAGCCTTCATAACTGTGTTGTAACATTCTCAGCGTTGTCATCGATGTGAGCCTCCAACGCGCCCCAaacatcattttaaatgaatcCACATCGGTCTGGGCCACGGGCGGTTTTTCAGCGCAGCGAGATGTCGCGTGAGACGAGTCCATCGCTGCCACTGCATACTAGTCTTCCATCCTGCCTCTGTCACTATGGTAACAGATCTGCTACTGGCTCCTGGGGTCAGGCGGTGCAGCAATGAATAGTAATGAGAGATGAATTCACACATTTAGAGCAAGTAAACAACAAGACTTGGACGCGCCGTCACAGACGAGACCTTATGCACGCAAACGTTCCCAGAATTTCATCCACAAACGAACGCGTCCGACAGCGTCGACACGCAGCACCAGGAGGCTGTAAACAAATATTTCCTTGTCCCCTTCTATAATGAACAGACACAAATTGGGTGTTTACAGGAAGCCTTTCCTTCCCGGCCTGCCTCGCCTCCCTGGAGTCTACCCAGATCACTCCTTGTCTTCTCACCTGCGTCTACTTTTCCTTCTGTGCATGTCCTTCCAGCAGAGCGAATCGGGATCATTTCTGCTGGCTGTTTTCCCACATCACCTCTGTGCCCTTTGGTTTTGAAAAACAAAGGACCCCGAGTCCTCCCACTAACATTTTCCAGGCCCAGCGCTCTCTAAGGTTTGCCAGTGGTTCATACTGACCTCTGAGTCTCCGACCTTTTTGTAGAAGACCTCGTACAGGATGATGAGCCCATTAGGGTTGATGGGTGGATTCCACTTAATCAACACATAGGGAGGCTCGCCTTGCACAATCTCGTGGGTCACGGGCTCTGGGATGTCGTCTGCTTTCTCTGCAGGTGTCAGACAGAGAAAAGCACTTCACAGTGAGGCGCAGCCGATTTTATCTCCAGAATCTGATATTCGGTGCACCAGCAGCCTATTTGCACACGCGTGTGCCCGTTCTTACCCTCAGGCATAGTTCGGGCACTGATATAAGTAGCCATGCTGCAGCGTTTGGGATCTGTCGGATCGTTGCAGGCTATGATCTCTATCTTATAACTGGTAAAGTGTTGCAGGTTGGAGATGACCGTCGACTCCTTTGAGAACACCTTTTGTTCCACCTGAGCAGAAAGGAAAAGAGATTGAACTTCGACTGCAACTCGAAATAAAGTGAAGGGAAAAGATGTGGTAAACATAAAACGCTCGATACCTTGGATTCCTCTTGATCCTCGCCATCGGGGGCGATTGTGCCTGAATCCAACTGCAGATTGGGAACTGTAGTAAGGAAGAGAGGAGGCTGGGTGGCATTAGCAACTCCCACCGAGCGGCGCCGCCGGGATGGTCTGCAGAAGTAAAAGTTAGAATAGGATATGAGTGAGTGACAGAGCGCGGACCTGCAAAGTCGTCAAGTTTCATGTGCATcaagtgtttgcagatgacagATGGTGTTTTGTGGAAGCAAGCCAGACCTCTGCTCGCACTAACCTTTCCTGTGTGTCTAACTTCATGACATTTATGCACAAACACCATCCTAGGAGACATACTGACTCTCACCACTAGGTGGTGCCAGGCCATCCAGATGAATCTGAGTGCGAGCCACCATCCCAGCTAACAGGCCTTGAGCTCAAACCAAATCAAGACACAGATGTTTCACCTGATGTGCAATGAAAGGCAGATTTACTGCGTATGAACTGTTGAAGAGACGAACCCGAGTGCTGCATTTAGGACCGagtgaaagcagaaaaaaacggGAGCTCGTGTCCGTTTGCGTGACAAAATAAGAAAAGCGTGAGCCGCTTCTGGTGTCCTGCACTGTATGGAGCTGACCTTGGCCAGCTCAGAAGCAGGAGTTCAAAATGAGGCTGATGTGCGCAcggctgtgtgtgtgcgtgtctccAAATGGCAGTCTGCATGACTGCGCTCCTGACCGGCATGAATGATAATGGGCACAGTGATCACCCCCCCAGGGAAGCAGAGGCAGAGactgtgggtgtttgtgtgtccgaGAACAAGGTAGGGGCACCAGGGCCCAGATACTGCACCTCCCGCTGCAAGCCCCCGACGGTGGGTGACCAGCACAAAAACAAGTGTCtataaaaaccacacacagtGGTGGAGGACACAGAATTGGCACAGAGACTCACACCAAGGCTGAGTGATCTGGTCTAACTCCGGTCACGAAGAGAAACAAACGAGACAAGAAGCTCCTTTTGGTGCTTCGCTCGGTGTGAAGCTGAACTCACACCAAAAGAATTTGTTACATTTCTGCAAAACTCGAGGGCATTAAGCGGCTCCAGGAACACGAATTAAACCTTTAATTTAGGTGCTGGGGTGCGTCTCTATTTAAGTTTTCATTTAGCATGTGGGTAAACGATGCAGCCAAGGCATCGTCGCATGTTCAGATGCTGGGAATGAACCTGCTCTCGTACCTGCTCTCAAAGACTTCGTTGTGCAGGTAGTTCTCGAAGGTCTTGCGGTACTCTAtctcctcctgctccttctTTAGCTGGCTGTCCGTCTTGGGGCAGGCGCAGCACCTGCCGCCCGAGGTGGGCTCATCTGTTTGGTTCCACTTGTGCTCATCCTCGCTGTCCAGGTGGGTCGGGATGCGAGACGGCACTTTCATTCCTGGACGGGAAAACACAGCAGTCAGGGAAAGCCCCTCAAATGACTGAAGAGGGCGAACCATTTAAACTGCAACCTTGTAAGCAGTAGTCGAATTTGTACAGGTCGCTGTCCTCCGCCTGCTTTCGACAGACCACCCGGTAGTGGGTGATGTTGCCATTGGGACTGGTGGGCGGTTTCCACTTCAGGATGATCTGAGAGGAGGagttggaggaggagatggggtCCAGAGGAACAGAGGGTTCTGACGGGGACAGAGAACAAAATGTAAGTGCATCAAAAGGACTTTAGCTCCATCAGACTAGAGTCTAGAGGCACCATTCCATCCTTCTTCTTTTTACCttgtttggaaaataaaatAGGTCCAACGATttattaaatatgcaaatatcCATGGAAACACCAAACATAACAGTTTGCACAATTCTAACGAGCTTAAAAGTCGATATTTGTTTAAACACGTTTATTCCTCAGCACAGTGCAGTCCACCCTCCACTGAGACcagatggatcagctgaagggacAGATGCATCTTCCTGCGTCGCAGCCTTCCCAGATTATtgtcctgtttcttgacttttagATGCTGCTCATgtgctgtaaacagtttgtCTTCCTTCTCCTTTGTTCTTCTATTTTCCTCACTTTTTTAAAGGATAAGCTGCATGCCGTGAAGCTtttggctaatagctcttttGGAATCAGTTTGAGGTTCACACAGATTATTTTCTGCCTGTCAGGCGGCttatgtttggctttttttacagattcaactaaagaaatgtgtttttgctgcaGGTAACAGTGTCTACAGGCACAACTGAAAAGCGGCTCTTTGCTAAGTCGTCTGGTTCCTTTTATGTTCCAATGATTCCTGGTTCATGGTCAGTGTTAAGAggtttaaacaaataaaaatgatcagGGACAAACACTgcacaaacaaaaaggaaaactttCAGAGAGCCTGCTCAAGAGCACTTTAAAAAGTTACAATAAAGTCGAGCAActtggaaacaaaatataaagaaatgagtgcTGACAGTAGTATGAGGGCAACACCCCCCCTCATCAAGGAAGGTTCATCCAAACGTGAGCAAGGTCCCAAagttgtttcagtttaagcCCAAATGGCTTCTTAATACATCCCATCATATAAAACAATTAACAACAGTTGGAGTGTTTACCAAAAGCCCCCCAACAGAAGTCCAGAGTAGTTTTACACAATCACTTAGAAAACGTCAGATGTTCTACAGTCATTGAAGTATCCATCAAACACAAATGTCGGTGTTCATGGCGTTACTCACTGGAAGCATCCGTCTGAACGTAGATGATCTCGGTCTTGGCTCCGTGGACTTGGTGCTCATCAGACGCAGACAGCTGCGTTTTGACCATGATGGCGTACTGGGTCCAGGGCTTCAACGGTCGGATCAGGTACCCCGGGTCGtctgccttctttccctccgtggAACGAGGCGGCGGATCGACATCGGCAATCACCCAGCTGTTAGAGCCGCAGGCGTCCTGTCCATCAAACTCGGTGACGTTCTTATACGGCCTGTTGCACATGGAACGAAAACGTCCCAACATTGTTAGGCATCCGTGTGTCAGACAGACTGAAGAGTAAAGTGTTGGCTTTTGTGTGTCCTCGTCTGTACACGAAGCAATGATTTACTTACGCCTCTTTGTAGAGAACCATGAATCCCAGCAGGTCCCTAAAGTCTGCTGGCCAGAATGGCTCCCACCTCAGTATAATCATATTCGACTTGGTCTTTATCAAAGTGAAGTTCAGCAGCTTCGTCTCACCTAAAGGACCAAACACAATAATCACGTTCACGTTAGTTTTTGGTCAGAGCAATCCCAAAAACAAGGCAGTCCCGTATTCTGGTGCTCTTACAGGAAGCTTGCTCCCCGTTGTTGCGTAAAGCGATGTCGTTCTTTTGGTTTCGATCCCGGGTTCCAGTCACCGTCTCCATCTTTCGGATTTCAGACATGCAAAGCTTAGAGTTGTAGTGGAAGAATGTGCGACCACGCAGGATGGTTAGGTTGTGCTTGGACCAATCCCAAAGCTCACGGAGGTTCTGGTTGTCCAGCGCATAGAAGGCATAGGCCCTGAAAGAGATCGGACATCAGAAAAATCAATCACTCACAGCGAGGAGACGAGAGGAGGGGGGAGGAGACAAGAGGAGAGGAGacgagaagagaggagaggagacaagaggagaggagacgagaggagaggggaggagacaagaggagaggagacgagaggagacgagaggagacgagaggagacaagaggagacaagaggagaggagacgagaagagaggagaggagacaagaggagaggagacgagaggagaggggaggagacaagaggagaggagacgagaggagacgagaggagaggagaggagacgagaggagaggggaggagacgagaggagaggagacgagaagagaggagaggagacaaGAGGAGACGAGAGGAGAGGAGACGAGAGGAGACGAGAGGAGAGGAGACGAGAGGAGACGAGATGAGAGGAcacaagaggagaggagaggagaggagaggagaggagacgagaggagaggggaggagaCAAGAGGAGAGGAGACAAGAGGAGACGAGAGGAGACGAGAGGAGAGGAGACGAGAAGAGACGAGACGAGAGGAcacaagaggagaggagaggagacgagaggagaggggaggagaCAAGAGGAGAGGAGACAAGAGGAGACGAGAGGACACAAGAGGAGAGGAgacaagaggagaggagaggagacgagaggagaggggaggagaggagacGAGAGGAGACGAGAAGAGACGAGACGAGAGGAGACGAGAGGACACAAGAGGAGAGGAgacaagaggagaggagaggagactagaggagaggagaggagaggggaggagaCAAGAGGAGAGGAGACAAGAGGAGACGAGAGGAGACGAGAGGAGAGGAGACGAGAAGAGAGGAGACGAGAAGAGACGAGAGGAGAGGAGACgagaggagaggggaggagacaagaggagaggagacgagaagagaggagacaagaggagacgagaggagaggagacgagaagagaggagacgagaagagaggagaggagacaaGAGGAGACGAGAGGGGAGGAGACAAGAGGAGAGGAGacgagaagagaggagaggagacgagaggagaggagaagagacGAGAAGAGAGGAGACGAGAAGAGACGAGACGAGAGGAGACGAGAGGACACAAGAAGAGAGGAGacgagaagagaggagaggagacaagaggagacgagaagagaggagaggagacgaGAAGAGAGGAGACGAGAAGAGAGGAGACGAGAGGACACAAGAGGAGAGGAgacaagaggagaggagaggagaggagaggggaggagaCAAGAGGAGAGGAGACGAGAAGAGAGGAGACGAGAGGAGACGAGACGAGAGGAGACGAGAAGAgacaagaggagaggagaggagacaaGAGGAGAGGAGACAAGAGGAGAGGAGACGAGAGGGGAGGAGACAAGAGGAGAGGAGacgagaagagaggag
The window above is part of the Maylandia zebra isolate NMK-2024a linkage group LG23, Mzebra_GT3a, whole genome shotgun sequence genome. Proteins encoded here:
- the insrb gene encoding insulin receptor b; this encodes MRRLTLKLRAQMVLFIMCTCIICQCGLIKGEICSSKDIRNNVTNLQSLENCTIIEGHLKILLMFKTRTEDFRGLSYPKLRVVTDYVLLFRVYGLETLSDLFPNLTVIRGNNLFFNYAFVLYEMLQMKEMGLYSLMNITRGAVRIEKNPDLCYLATLDWSKILDSVEDNFIVANKNERECGDVCPGIAQGQTICPQSTINGHFRGRCWSQTHCQRMCVDNCKHSACTPQGQCCHDQCLGSCSEPGNASSCVACRNLQHGNACVEKCPPGYYIFRGWRCVSFAFCQDLHNQCKQTRKQNQDRDSGCHEYVIHSGACIPECPSGYSSINSTTLTCSRCAGLCPKECVGNKTIDSVTSAQALRGCTILKGNMIIKIRGGNNIAAELEASLGQIEEITGYLTIRRAYALVSLSFLRKLRVIRGEQLEAEAYAFYALDNQNLRELWDWSKHNLTILRGRTFFHYNSKLCMSEIRKMETVTGTRDRNQKNDIALRNNGEQASCETKLLNFTLIKTKSNMIILRWEPFWPADFRDLLGFMVLYKEAPYKNVTEFDGQDACGSNSWVIADVDPPPRSTEGKKADDPGYLIRPLKPWTQYAIMVKTQLSASDEHQVHGAKTEIIYVQTDASKPSVPLDPISSSNSSSQIILKWKPPTSPNGNITHYRVVCRKQAEDSDLYKFDYCLQGMKVPSRIPTHLDSEDEHKWNQTDEPTSGGRCCACPKTDSQLKKEQEEIEYRKTFENYLHNEVFESRPSRRRRSVGVANATQPPLFLTTVPNLQLDSGTIAPDGEDQEESKVEQKVFSKESTVISNLQHFTSYKIEIIACNDPTDPKRCSMATYISARTMPEEKADDIPEPVTHEIVQGEPPYVLIKWNPPINPNGLIILYEVFYKKVGDSEVHTTCVSRPAYQKLGGTKLSLVQPGNYSVRVRATSLAGNGSFTEMIYFFMPNPDQGLIWIVMGPVICFILLLLAGGGAFVYFKKRQTEGPLGDLITSPNPEYFSAGDMYVPDEWEVPREKIALLRELGQGSFGMVYEGVAKDIVKGDPETRVAVKTVNESASLRERIEFLNEASVMKAFSCHHVVRLLGVVSKGQPTLVVMELMTHGDLKSYLRSLRPDSENNPSGSPPPTLKDMLQMAAEIADGMAYLNAKKFVHRDLAARNCMVAEDFTVKIGDFGMTRDIYETDYYRKGGKGLLPVRWMAPESLKDGVFTAHSDCWSFGVVLWEISTLAEQPYQGLSNEQVLKFVMEGGFLDRPENCPERMHSLMQMCWQYNPKMRPTFLEIIEMLRDDLDPSFQEVSFFYSDENKVPETEEFDLDLDNMESIPLDPSSYSQREESLSRDSGPSVALRGNYEEHVPYTHMNGGKKNGRILSLPRSSPS